One window from the genome of Faecalibacterium sp. HTF-F encodes:
- a CDS encoding NAD(P)/FAD-dependent oxidoreductase — MIDLVIVGGGPAGLAAAYSAWQHGLRDILILERDNELGGILNQCIHNGFGLHRFGEQLTGPEYAGRCIELLQSTGVRVELGTMVLEVTPDKKIHCVSREKGYQILEARSIILCMGCRERTRGAIGIPGTRPAGIYTAGAAQRYVNMEGYLVGKRVLILGSGDIGLIMARRMTLEGAKVLACVEVMPYSGGLTRNIVQCLQDFDIPLYLSHTIVDIQGKARVEKAIVAKVDENRRPIPGTEMEFDVDTILLSVGLIPENELTRQAGIPMDPHTKGAVVYENMETGIPGVFACGNVVHVHDLVDFVSGESDLAGASAAAYVLKGEASDTVVLDLVPGNGVGYTVPQRVRPADVDRSVNVSFRVRQNYGPSQITVACGGRQLARFKRQRMAPGEMEHIALPKVLLEKADGPLTVAVEEVIAE; from the coding sequence ATGATTGATCTGGTCATCGTCGGCGGCGGCCCGGCAGGCCTTGCCGCAGCTTACAGCGCATGGCAGCACGGCCTGCGCGATATTCTGATTTTGGAGCGGGACAACGAACTGGGCGGCATCCTGAACCAGTGCATCCACAATGGCTTTGGCCTGCACCGCTTTGGAGAGCAGCTCACCGGCCCGGAGTATGCCGGACGCTGCATTGAACTGCTGCAATCCACCGGCGTGCGGGTGGAGCTGGGCACCATGGTGCTGGAGGTCACCCCGGACAAAAAGATCCACTGTGTCAGCCGAGAAAAGGGTTATCAGATTTTGGAAGCCAGAAGCATCATCCTCTGCATGGGCTGCCGGGAGCGCACCCGCGGTGCCATCGGCATCCCGGGCACCCGCCCCGCCGGCATCTACACCGCCGGTGCTGCCCAGCGCTATGTCAACATGGAGGGCTATCTGGTAGGCAAGCGGGTGCTCATCCTCGGCAGCGGCGACATCGGCCTGATCATGGCCCGCCGCATGACGCTGGAAGGGGCCAAAGTGCTGGCCTGCGTGGAGGTCATGCCGTATTCCGGCGGCCTGACCCGCAACATCGTGCAGTGCCTGCAGGACTTCGACATCCCTCTGTATCTGTCCCATACCATCGTGGATATTCAGGGCAAGGCCCGCGTAGAAAAGGCCATCGTTGCCAAGGTGGACGAGAACCGCCGCCCCATCCCGGGCACCGAAATGGAATTTGATGTGGATACCATCCTGCTCAGCGTTGGCCTGATCCCGGAAAATGAGCTGACCCGGCAGGCCGGGATCCCCATGGACCCCCACACCAAGGGCGCTGTGGTCTACGAGAATATGGAGACCGGCATCCCCGGTGTGTTCGCCTGCGGCAATGTGGTGCACGTGCATGATCTGGTGGACTTCGTTTCGGGCGAAAGCGACCTTGCCGGTGCTTCTGCGGCGGCCTATGTTTTGAAGGGCGAAGCCTCCGATACGGTTGTACTTGACCTTGTCCCGGGCAATGGCGTGGGCTACACCGTGCCGCAGCGGGTGCGCCCCGCCGATGTGGACAGGAGCGTGAATGTCTCCTTCCGCGTGCGGCAGAACTACGGCCCCAGCCAGATCACAGTGGCCTGCGGCGGCAGGCAGTTGGCCCGGTTCAAGCGCCAGCGCATGGCACCCGGTGAGATGGAGCACATCGCCCTGCCAAAAGTCCTGCTGGAAAAAGCGGACGGCCCTCTGACCGTCGCGGTAGAGGAGGTTATTGCAGAATGA
- a CDS encoding DUF1667 domain-containing protein produces MSRIKEVICICCPCGCHLQVDPENDYNVTGNACPNGAAYGREELTHPTRILTSTVRVEGGLYPRCPVKTAQAVPKEKMTEVMAALDRVTLHAPVRTGQVVLADVCGTGVDIVATRNL; encoded by the coding sequence ATGAGCCGTATCAAAGAAGTTATTTGCATCTGCTGTCCCTGCGGCTGCCACTTGCAGGTGGACCCGGAAAATGATTATAATGTAACGGGAAACGCCTGCCCCAACGGTGCCGCCTACGGCAGGGAAGAACTGACCCACCCCACCCGCATCCTCACCAGCACCGTGCGGGTGGAGGGCGGGCTGTATCCGCGCTGCCCGGTAAAGACTGCGCAGGCTGTGCCCAAAGAGAAGATGACCGAGGTCATGGCTGCACTGGACCGCGTCACTCTGCACGCACCCGTCCGCACCGGGCAGGTGGTGCTGGCCGACGTGTGCGGCACCGGCGTGGACATTGTGGCGACGCGAAATCTGTAA
- the glpK gene encoding glycerol kinase GlpK, which translates to MSTKYVLALDQGTTSSRAILFDNEQNIIAVQQREFEQIYPQQGWVEHNPMEIWSTQYGVMNEVVAQSGVDVHDIAAIGITNQRETTILWEKATGRPIYNAIVWQCRRTAPLVDELLQQPGMADYIRENTGLMPDAYFSATKIKWILDNVPGARERAEAGEILFGTVDTWLVWKLTGGRVHVTDRTNASRTMLYNIRTLDWDDTLLKALDIPRCILPRVTDSSEVYGTTDLCGVQIPVAGIAGDQQAALFGQSCFGKGEAKNTYGTGCFLLMNTGDTICRSRNGLISTIAISLNGRVEYALEGSVFVGGAVIQWVRDGLRMIQESRDAEYYAQKVPDNGGVYIVPAFTGLGAPYWDMYARGAIVGITRGTTQNHIIRAAEESIAYQSADLVAAMEKDIGVPITSLKVDGGASRDQFLMQFQADILNKTVLRPAIRETTALGAAYLAGLATGVWKDRDEIRSLWHCNMTFAPQMDEAERTRLLAGWHKAVGRSSDWAEH; encoded by the coding sequence ATGAGTACAAAATATGTTCTGGCGCTGGATCAGGGAACCACCAGCAGCCGTGCCATCCTGTTCGACAATGAGCAGAACATCATTGCGGTGCAGCAGCGCGAGTTTGAGCAGATCTATCCGCAGCAGGGCTGGGTGGAGCACAACCCTATGGAGATCTGGTCCACCCAGTATGGAGTCATGAACGAGGTGGTGGCCCAGAGCGGCGTCGATGTCCATGACATCGCCGCCATTGGCATCACCAACCAGCGGGAGACCACCATCCTGTGGGAAAAGGCCACCGGCCGCCCCATCTATAACGCCATCGTCTGGCAGTGCCGCCGCACGGCACCGCTGGTGGATGAACTGCTGCAGCAGCCCGGCATGGCAGACTACATCCGGGAGAACACCGGCCTGATGCCCGACGCCTATTTCTCCGCAACGAAGATCAAGTGGATCCTGGACAATGTGCCCGGTGCGCGGGAGCGGGCCGAGGCAGGGGAGATCCTGTTCGGCACCGTGGACACATGGCTGGTCTGGAAGCTGACCGGCGGCAGAGTGCACGTCACCGACCGCACCAACGCCAGCCGCACCATGCTGTATAACATCCGCACGCTGGACTGGGACGACACTCTGCTCAAAGCGCTGGATATTCCGCGCTGCATTCTGCCCCGCGTCACCGATTCCAGCGAGGTCTACGGCACCACCGACCTGTGCGGTGTGCAGATCCCGGTGGCCGGCATTGCCGGTGACCAGCAGGCTGCGCTGTTCGGGCAGAGCTGCTTTGGCAAGGGGGAGGCCAAGAACACCTACGGCACCGGCTGCTTTTTGCTGATGAACACCGGCGACACCATCTGCCGCAGCCGGAACGGCCTGATCTCTACCATTGCCATCAGCCTGAACGGCAGGGTGGAGTATGCGCTGGAGGGCAGCGTCTTTGTGGGCGGTGCTGTAATCCAATGGGTGCGCGACGGTCTGCGCATGATCCAGGAAAGCCGCGACGCGGAATACTACGCCCAGAAGGTGCCGGACAACGGCGGCGTTTACATCGTGCCCGCCTTTACCGGTCTGGGTGCACCGTACTGGGATATGTACGCCCGCGGTGCCATTGTGGGCATCACCCGCGGAACCACCCAAAACCATATCATCCGCGCGGCGGAGGAGTCCATCGCCTACCAGAGCGCCGATCTTGTGGCGGCTATGGAAAAAGACATCGGCGTGCCCATCACCTCGCTGAAGGTGGACGGCGGTGCCTCCCGTGACCAGTTCCTGATGCAGTTCCAAGCCGACATCCTGAACAAGACCGTGCTGCGCCCGGCCATCCGGGAGACGACCGCTCTGGGCGCAGCCTATCTGGCGGGCCTTGCCACCGGCGTATGGAAGGACCGGGATGAGATCCGCAGCCTGTGGCACTGCAACATGACCTTTGCCCCGCAGATGGACGAGGCCGAACGCACCCGCCTGCTGGCCGGCTGGCACAAGGCCGTGGGCCGCAGCAGCGACTGGGCAGAGCATTGA
- a CDS encoding PTS ascorbate transporter subunit IIC, with protein MAEPKKQVPLRLNAKLYDALAAWAEDDFRSVNGQIEYLLTECVRQRKKNGKYVSDQIDVPPELDIK; from the coding sequence ATGGCAGAGCCCAAAAAGCAGGTGCCCCTGCGCCTGAACGCGAAGCTCTACGACGCCCTTGCCGCCTGGGCAGAGGATGACTTCCGCTCGGTGAACGGACAGATCGAGTATCTGCTCACCGAGTGCGTGCGTCAGCGCAAAAAGAACGGGAAGTACGTCTCGGATCAGATCGACGTCCCGCCCGAACTCGACATCAAATGA
- a CDS encoding SPFH domain-containing protein, translating into MEEKILQTKKNGMVMLLLTLLGYVVFTALFVYSLILLDTSLFPGILLMALSILYWVAGIFLFCGLKVLKPQEALVLTLFGDYIGTLKGQGFYWVNPFCTAVNPAAGTKLSQSGDVNSGETGMAALLKAGNSSAQTAESTSKKISLKMMTLNNSRQKINDCLGNPVEIGIAVIWRVTDTAKAVFNVDNYKEYLSLQCDSALRNVVRVYPYDVAPNVDTTGDGVADEGSLRGSSEVVAARIRDEIQKNVEQAGIEVVEARITYLAYAPEIAAVMLQRQQASAIIDARKMIVDGAVGMVEMALDRLSENKVVELDDERKAAMVSNLLVVLCGNRDAQPIVNSGSLY; encoded by the coding sequence ATGGAAGAGAAAATTCTGCAGACCAAAAAGAACGGCATGGTCATGCTGCTGCTCACCCTGCTGGGCTATGTGGTGTTCACGGCACTGTTCGTGTACAGCCTGATCCTGCTGGACACCAGCCTGTTCCCGGGCATTCTGCTCATGGCGCTGTCCATCCTGTACTGGGTGGCGGGCATTTTCCTGTTCTGCGGCCTGAAGGTGCTCAAGCCGCAGGAGGCACTGGTGCTCACCCTCTTCGGCGACTACATCGGCACCTTAAAGGGGCAGGGCTTTTACTGGGTGAATCCGTTCTGTACCGCAGTCAACCCTGCGGCGGGCACAAAGCTCAGCCAGAGCGGTGACGTGAACAGCGGCGAAACCGGCATGGCGGCCCTGCTCAAGGCAGGTAACAGCAGTGCCCAGACCGCAGAATCTACCAGCAAGAAGATCTCGCTCAAAATGATGACCCTCAACAACTCCCGCCAGAAGATCAACGACTGTCTGGGCAACCCGGTGGAGATCGGCATTGCGGTCATCTGGCGGGTCACCGACACCGCAAAGGCCGTGTTCAATGTGGACAACTATAAGGAATACCTCTCCCTGCAGTGCGACAGCGCCCTGCGCAACGTGGTGCGCGTTTACCCTTATGATGTAGCCCCCAATGTGGACACCACCGGCGACGGCGTGGCCGATGAGGGCAGTCTGCGCGGTTCCTCGGAGGTGGTAGCCGCCCGCATCCGGGACGAGATCCAGAAGAATGTTGAGCAGGCCGGCATCGAAGTGGTGGAGGCCCGCATCACCTATCTGGCCTATGCGCCGGAGATCGCAGCCGTGATGCTGCAGCGCCAGCAGGCAAGCGCCATCATCGACGCCCGCAAGATGATCGTGGACGGTGCCGTGGGCATGGTGGAAATGGCCCTGGATCGCCTGAGCGAAAACAAGGTGGTGGAGCTGGACGACGAACGCAAGGCGGCGATGGTCTCCAATCTGCTGGTGGTGCTGTGCGGCAACCGTGACGCACAGCCCATTGTGAACAGCGGCAGCCTGTACTGA